The genomic DNA CTGATTAGTTACAAGTTACACACTTAACAATACCTGAAAATAATTCACATTATAAAATGCTACTACGGCGTAGgcaaatttcaatttataagtGCTACGACAGTGGCTACGCCGCTACGCTTAAAGAGCAACTCACCCTTAGTTACGAAAGCCTTttcaaaaaacatgtttaacctgaattaaaaataatatttcgagGGGgatcaatattcattttaatacatttaaattagtaattaaaatattttgagtcAGCACTCTTACTATTCAAATTcgccgtattttttttaaattattaatgcaAAGCCGTGATGATTGAGTATTGAACCTACGTAAGCGGgtctattttttatgttcagaCTATCATCTCAGCTATATTTGAATACCGCAGCTACTGGTCACACCAACGTATCTCTATCTATATTCTATGTACCGAATATTCGCGAAATCATGTTCCCTACATACACTTATACAACCTTTATCGTCTTGTTACAGTCTGCAACTTCATAGTGCACGAGCGATGCGTGGGGCAAGTGGTGACGCCGTGCTGTGGGGTGGCGCCGAGCCTCATCAAGGTAAAACCAGCTCTATTGTACACGAAATAGAATGAGAATTACAGTAACAGCTTCAACGATCAACAGTTGTGCTGAAAGCAGGCTGTTTTGGAAAATTGAAAGTGATTTATTTCGttatgttatttaaagtttgataGTGTTGTTGAATGGTGAAGTGAAAAAATACTTGAAGGAGGTGAATCTggatgttaattttattttggctGGTACCtatatatcaatattattttataagtactcGGCTTATATAATGTCTGAGCAGATAGAAAAGGGacaaaaatttgaatattatgacTACGAGTACGTATGTTATAAGTCAAAAATCATAATTCTACTTAAGAAGTGGGTTTCCAGGCTTACCAGATTCAACAGAATACCATGATTGACACGGAGCGAATACAATATTACGTAAGCAGTTTAGTTGTAAGCATATctcaaaatgtttcttttatttgttcagAACCCGGTGGCTCACTGCTGGTCAGAGCCCACACACCACAAACGCAAGTTTTGTACGGTGTGCCGGAAGAGGCTCGATGAATTACCAGCCCTACACTGCATGAGTAAGTATCAACACTatctaaactaatttattttattaatttattttgttcttaataCTTCTACCAGGTAGTTTAATTCTGAAAGAGaaatttctttaacaaataaGCAGTATGTTTGTACTgtagtgttttaattttgtttcatttttttgttagatATCACTTGAGGTCAAGAAGAAACAGGAGTAAATATTAGACTAGTTATATAGTTGAGCTAATAAGGCGTGGTTGTTCTAATTTACACTGATTAGTGAACTAAGGGTTTCAGCCAGTTTCAGACGTACATAGCAAATTAGTCGCAGAGTTAAATGCTACTATCGAGAGTGTTTACACTgtagttttttaaagttaaaaacctgtagtagtagtagtacgGCTAGAAAGTGTGCGACTGATATTATTATCACGTAATTAAACTCCCAATTTACATTATATCGTATTCGCTAGAACATACCTTAAAGCTAGAACAACATTGAGTGTAACATGTGAACTAACCTGAGTCCGTTTGTACAGTATGCGAATACTACGTGCACGGAGAATGCGTGGACTTCGCAGCTGCGGACTGCAAGGAGAACGCGACATACTGCGCGGGCAGCGAACCGCGGCACGTGCACCACTGGCGCGAGGGCAACCTGCCCGCCAACAGCAAGTGCGCCGCCTGCCGCCGCGCCTGCTGGTCCGCCGAGTGCCTCACCGGCTACCGCTGCGAGTGGTGCGGCAGCACGGTAGGACCCCTCACACGCCTCGCTAGTCATAGCACCGCCATTCTAAACCCGCGCCAGGTACTAACGGAACATGTGTGTTACACAGTGCCACGCAGGATGTCGCGCGCTACTACCGGAGGAGTGCAACTTCGGGATGCTGCAGCCGATCTTCTTACCACCGTCGGCCGTGTCCATCCCGCGCACGGAAGTGCCCATGGAGGCAATCATCGGCGTGCACGTGCGGCCGCCGCCCTCCCAGAGAGACTTTGGCTGCCGTAAGTGTCCCACAAACCAGAGTGGCCCCGGCAACCACCGCTTCCCGCCACGTACATGTGCCACGCAATTCGCAGCGAGCTTCCTTAGTATAGGCCTCGCTTGTAACGTAGCCCGGCGACTCGCGGCCGGCGAGCTGGCCCAGGCACACACGGTCAGGGATCTGCCGGCTGGAGGGGTAGAGGATCACCACAGGAACTTTTTGCCAGATATTATTCTTTCAACATGCTTTGCTAGTTATCTCTTTGACTTACATTGGGTTTCGACATCGTAGTTATTATCTTTTCGAATTATCTTCTTTTAGCTTTTGATTCCCACAGTTCACTTTTATATAAATCTATCAAGTGCACAGTTTATGGAATGCGTAAGTGAGGTGCGTCCTGATCGCTGATCGTGCGTGGCTGAGCGTCGGCGGTCTAGTCGTGGTAGGCGGTGTAGGCTTGGGCTCACGAATCGCTTGGCACATGCGTGGAGCGGCGTGGCGTGAGCGTGTGTGTTGGGGCAGCGCGCGCTGGCGGCTGGGCGCCGGCGCGGCTGGTGACGCTGGCGCGGCGCCTGCTGCCCGCCGCCTGCAGCCCGCACGGCGGCGCCTCGCCCCCCTACTCCCGAGGTAacccgcccgcgccccgccctAGCGCACCCGCACCGGCGACAGAGCTGTACCCACCACCGCTACTCAACCTCACTAACATACAAACTATAATTTACTCCCTGGGTTCATGCTTAATCAAACGATTATAATGACTTTCCACAGAGGACAATATCAGGAGAGGCTTGTTTGATGGTATTGGTAAACACATAAAACCTCAAACAAAGGTCAAGCACTAAAACCTGATCGGCGTTGCTAAGACCGTTAGTTCGACCTGGTCGGTACATCTCCATGCATGCCTCTTGGCTGGGCCGTCATAACGGCTCAGTCAAGCTGATCGTAAGCGCTTTTGCTGTAAGCTTTTAAACCTTCCTTTTAGACGCTACAAGTTTTGAACATCTTTTTCTTATTACTTAAAGGGCGTATACCAATAAATTGTATAgatcaaagtaaataaactcGAAAGAAATTCTGCAGAATTGTGTCAAAGGAAGAAATTGGTACACGTCCTTATCCAAAATGAAATAGCTGTATCTTCTCTTCTCCTCTCGTTTTCCCGGATTCTAAATGTGCATGAAGCGAGAAGAcgcttataattataattgaccACACTCTACTAGTGAGGCACTAACACCTCACACCTCGATGTCACAACCGTCACTCGATTCTTTCGAACTTTCATGTAACTACAAGGCTACAAAACGTATCGAAACAGGTAAACTTCAGCTACAAACAAAACTCTAGAAAAGAACCCTCTTTGTCACTGTTACAGTAAAACTTTCCTAAATTACACGCTACCTTTAGTGCGTCCTTCAATTATGATGTACCAACAAACAATTAcgacaattaataaataaattcgaagCTACATCAAATGGAGATATGAGAAATGCCAAAAAACGAAAACTGGCATACATCTTCAATTGTGAAAAGGACACGTTTCTTAAAGTCTCAACTCTCAATCTTGTTATGATGACATGAGATTCATGACTCCTAAATCATGGTAAAGTTTGTAGCATAATATAGATGCCCTGCAGTAAAACTGAAACTTCTCTAATATTCACAAGCCCATACGTTTCTTCCGAAAGGATTGAAAATTTTACgtcttttcattaaaaactctttGGAATGCTAGCTTTCCTGGCACTTGTCTTGTAGTTGAGTGAAGCCCTATTCTGTGCCCCTCTCACTTGATAAAGCACAGTAACCGGCCAGTCCAAGAATACTCATGATGCAGTATTCCAACGGCACGAAGGTAACGGACGGACAAACGCGGTATTAACTATATACATCGTATGTATATGTATGCTTAGGTATCCAACGCTGCTTTGTGTAGGATGgcattttacaaaatacacgTCTCCTCGGCAATGTTTAACGTAAATTTAGTTTTAGCCAAATTATCGCAGgatttgtactttaaaaatgcCATCCTAAAATAGGTACATATGTGTTTAAAAGTTGTATGATAGACCACGATGTTTAATGTCTGTGCTTTGGatttaagaaatatgtattatCAAATGTATCACACAACTTTGTGTTTGTAGAcaataaagcaaaatataaaatacacgaataaataaataatattttgagcACAAAGATGTGAATTTTTCCCTAATCTACCAAACACTTTTTTCGCTAACTTGTCGTAATGCAGTCATTTTTGTGCTCggaatagataaataaatatactttagtcctaacaataaaatataaacattaacgCGAGTTAAAAACTACATTGacatacatacctacctatatgCCTGAGTTTTCGCTTTTAGGGAAACTGTGTCCTGGACTAAAACTATCCAAAAATCCgcttcaaaataacattatggGTTTTCGCATACTTATTGCATAATTCTAACAAACTAGGAGAGGAAATAGTGTGGTTTTGCACCCCATAAGTTGAGAATGGAATGTATCAACCATCCCTGACCCATAGCCCATCTCATGATGACCAAGTGTTTGAGCCGGTCACAAAATACACATCTTTTTTAGAACAGATCAAAGAATTTTAGGTGACCATATCGTAAGGGCTGACAGTACACAGTTTAACAATCCATGGCACCGACGTCGGGGCGATCGGGGGTGTGTATGTGAGCGATATGGGTGTTGCAGCTCGCAGCGTCAGCGAAGAGTTCAGCTCGGGCTGCGAGGGCCGCTCGGGCTCCGGCGGCGGGTCCACGGGTGCGCCCGCCGACCAGGACCACCGCCCGGACCACAAGCAGCACCGAGACCGGACCCCGGATGATCGGGATGAAGGTAAACACCATATATTCttccttcttttatttttatcaaaaactgtCTCCATGTTTTCTGAAAACAAGCTCAGTTGTCAAAATGCCAACAACGTGGCAGTATTTTAGGCGTACAACTAGTAAGATTTGATTACTATTTCGGAAGAAGTGAACTGTGTTTTAATCAATTGTTAGGATTATGAGTCTGGGAGGAACGTCATCTAACGTTGATATTGACGTGTGTGCAACAGAGGTGGTGAAGGTGTATGACGGCGAGGCGGCGTGGACGCGGCGACTGTACCGGCCTGTGGTGGTGGGCCGCAACTGGTCCGAACGCGAGCTGGTGGCGGCGGCCCTGCGCGCCTTCCACGTGGCGCGCGACCCCGAGCTGTTCGAGCTGACGGACGCGCTGGCCGGCGACGAGCCGCCGCTCAAGGACCCCACGCCGCTCGCGCACGTCACGCGCCTGCCCAACAAGAGACCCGCGCTCTTCTTACGATTCAAGTGAGACTTTTGTACTAGCCTCTAAGCAAATAACTGCTTTGTCATTCCCCTGTTGTTGACAAACAATGTACTTCGCATTCACTCAGTCTATTTTTTCGCTGGACAAAAAATACACCGTTACTTCAGTAACAAGACATAACATTCTTCTAGTAGACGCTGGATggatatttattgttatatcgtTGTACAGAGAGCCAGAGACCGGGGGCGGCGAGGTGCGGGTGTACCCGGGGAGGGTGGCGGGTGCGGGAGAGACCTTCGTAACGGTGGGCTGCGGCGGCGATGATGCAGTCGCCGACCTCATGGCCGCCGCACTCGAGCGCTTCGGGCTCGACCCCGCGCGTGCAGTGCACGACTACCGCTGCTCCGAGATCCTGCTAGACCGCGGAGGTACCTATCTACattagttttacaaataaacttatgaGACAGATTTGTCTTCAGAAAATTTTGCTACCAAAATACTAAATGTCAACTCCCTTAAAGTGTGTACTTGATTGGAGAACCAGATACTCATATCCATTTTCAATTGTTGGCCCAGTGTCTGAGCGCGTACTGGAGGAAGAGGAGCGTCCGTGGCGCATAGTGGTGCGTCTGGCGCGCGAGTCCGTGCGGCGCATGGAGCTGGCGAGGTTCTACCTGCAGCCGCGCCGCGACCCGCATGGGCCCACGCTCGCTCTCTTCGTGGCCTCGCTGCCGCCAGGCCTCTCCGAGAGGAACTATGAGAACATACTGGTCGAGTTCCTTGGTGCCGGTGAGATATACGACACATATTGTTACATAAAGCTCAATCTAATTCTTCTAACGAACGTGAATGTCCTCCTAGACGATATGAAGACGATGTTAAGAATACTTGCGAGTTCTGAGTATTTGAATAATCTCGATTACGatcaaaataaagaaacgtCGCAGAGTGTGAATCGTATGAACTAGATGAAGCataccaattataattatttatccacATTGAATCCCCGCTAACCACATATGATTGCTCACAGATAACAAGTTCACATCAATCGGTCCGATCTACTACGAGTACGGGTCGATGGTGATCACGTATGAAGACGCGAGCAAAGCGGTGCGCGCGCTCTACGCGCTCAGAGAGGCCAAATATGAAGATAAGCATTTATTGGGTGAGTCACTTTGTATTTCTGTTGATACGTCTGAATCTGTTAATCGATACAAAACGTAATCATCTGACGTAGTGGCTAGAAAAGACTTTTTATAGAAAGCAAGATTGTAATTCTCGGTATtactttttgcttttaaatgtaaatttcgTCACTTCACCATCTTCTTTCATGAAGTATCACATATGACGGTTTCTGTATCCGTTGGTGTTCGCAGTGATGTTGTTGCCGAGCATCGAGCCTTCAATGGTGCCGGCCGGTGTGAAGCCATTGCTGGTGTTCGTCAACGTCAAGTCTGGAGGCTGTCAAGGCCTCGAGCTCATTTCTTCCTTCCGCAAACTCCTCAACCCTTACCAGGTGTTTGACCTAGAAAATGGAGGTCCGCTGCCTGGgtgagtttatattttattcttattttgtatttctgtcatttttgacaaaaatgtaaataggtCCAGTGCCTCGTGAAAAAAGAAGCCTTGTATAgtgcaataaaagaaaaagtagacCACACCAATAGTCTTCATAATCAGGACTTAATGATAGCAACATGTCTTCAGCAAGATACATGATCTCAATATAATTACATCACATTTTCCATTCGTCTATCAGCTCTCTTATTAAATCCCGGTTCCCACAGCCTGTACGTGTTTCGTCACATTCCCAACTACAAGATCCTCGTGTGCGGCGGCGACGGCACAATCGGCTGGGTGCTGCAGTGCCTCGACAACGTCGGCCAGGACTCTCAGTGCTCCAACCCACCCTGCGCTATCGTGCCCTTGGGCACTGGTAAGAAGTCACACCAGACCTATTTATCTTTACCAAAATGACGTCTTTACGACCAACGTGTAGAATTGCTCAATTGGAAGAGAAAAACTATGTGGCATTAGTTGATTTTTCCCCTTCttgcaatataaaaaaagtaaaaaaaaacataacaaagatTTGGGCAACGTCTTCGGCTACAATATGCACCTGTTTCGCTAGAGTCGAAGAATAGtggatataatttaattattaatttcagcgCATTATAGAATAAAGGTTTTCATATTTCCAGTCCTCATGATGTGTTTGCCTTTAGGTAATGATTTAGCGCGCACGCTCCGCTGGGGCTCAGGGTACACTGGCTGCGAAGACCCTCTGTCTTTGCTCCGCGACGTCATCGACGCCGAAGAGATCCGCCTGGACCGCTGGACCGTCGTCTTCCACCCCGAGGATAAGCAGGACGAGCCTAAAGAACTGTCGAAGCAGCTCCCTGGTAAGTAACGTGCAGTTAGCGTCGTAGCCCACACCTTACTCATTACCTCACTGTATCATTTCACGAAATCACTCAATCTCTCTTAAATGCACGATGTCACTTTATGCTCACACCAAACCCATTTATACTGGATATGAGCTTGATTCTTCCCctcaaaatgattaaaatttccTTTTACTTTTCTTATCCTTCCATTTCATTTAGTGTTTAAGGAAATTTAACACTCAATCTAAACAGCATTGGCGAAGAGTTCCAGTACTGTTGTCGGTGTGTTCATCGGTTAGGCCGCCTCATCTCATCGTACCATAGTGGTGACTACATTTATGTGATTCCGCAGCGTCTGTGACCACAGGGTCGCAAAGTGAGGACAACTCGCAGATCCTCGTGATGAACAACTACTTCGGCATAGGCATCGACGCTGACCTCTGCTTAGATTTCCATAACGCTCGTGAAGAGAATCCAAATAAGTTTAATAGCAGGTATGTAAACACTCAAACATTATTGACGGATGATCCGGTAAGACTATTGACATTACTATTATTACATATGATTGAAATATGATATCGAAACCGCCGTGTCTATTCTCCGCCCGAGTTGATAAAACCACATGACACACGACACCGTTCAACTTTAAATACGACTATTACTTATGTCTGAATTTGAGCGGATAATAATCGTGAACGCATTTTTAGCATGGTTAAAGCCAGTTCTATTATTTAGCagtagttttcaaataaaagttcTATACTAGCTTTTGTTTAAGGCTCCGCCCGTTGGGATATTGGCTATCGCGATATATAACGCTATTTATCACAGACAGTTAACCGGTTAAGCTGTGAAAACATAGCATTCAGACAGagtgacatttatttttctatctgTAGTGACTTACATACCTACAGCAACTATTGGCATCCTTGTACATTACATTATCACATATACTGTACAGGCTCCGCAACAAAGGTGTGTACGTGAAGATGGGTCTGCGTAAGATGGTGGGCCGCAAGATGTGCAAGGACCTGCACAAAGCAATCCGCTTAGAAGTGGATGGCAAGCTCGTCGACCTGCCCCAGCTCGAGGGGATCATCATACTTAATATACTCAGGTAATAACTGGGTATTCCAAAAAAAGGTTCAGAAAGAAAACCACTTAACATTTTTAGTGTTCCAACTTCTACTATAAATTCTGAAAAATGGGGTGAACGACAAAAacatgatattaattaattacatttttagtgATCCAATTTACTAATTGTGAGGATAATTGTTGGTTTTAGATCAGATCTGACCGTTAAAACTATGCTCTCAAATGTCATGATTTTATCTAGAGACACAGTAAATAACAGTCTTTTGCTAGATTTTTGGAGATGCAAAAACCTACTTAATCTACTTGCCGTTAAACATCTTTGGAAGAGAAACTTATTTAGTATGGTTTAGTAACCATAGTTGTGTTAACAGCTGGGGCTCAGGTGCCAACCCGTGGGGACCGGAGAAAGACGACCAGTTCAGCAAGCCCAACCACTGGGACGGCATGCTGGAGATCGTGGGCGTTACTGGCGTCGTGCACCTCGGCCAGATCCAGTCCGGTCTGCGGGGCGCCATGCGGATAGCACAGGTGACACTAGAGGGCATATGGGgaagctttatttatattagacgGGGTATTTGATGTCAGGAGCTGTAATAgccaattcaaattttaatccACTACAACGCAGGAGATACTTCTAAGcaattttaagtactttttcCTCCAATAGTGACGTTTGATGTAAGTGCCTTACCGATGCTACTCAAACCTTGTGAAATCATTGCATTGCTTGGATATATGACTAACTATAGGAAACTCCAGGCAAAAACGAAAAAGCACTTACCTTTACAAGTTTTAGAGTTACTTTTTCCATGTAAGGAGTAAGAATCATATGAGTGTGGTTATCCAGGGCGGGCACATTAAGATCAACCTGAAGAGCGAGATCCCGGTGCAGGTCGACGGCGAGCCCTGGGTGGCGGCGCCCTCCGAAGTGGTGGTACTTAAGTCTGCGCTCAAGGTAACTACACACCACTCAATCAGATACTGGGTACGATGCGAGGGTTGGTCTTGGAACTAAAAAAGGAACAAGTACGTCGGTCATTGCCGGTCATTTAGGTCAGAAGGGAGGGAGTTGTGAATGAGTTTCTATATATCTGGGGGTGAGTTATGAGGTGGCTGAAATGAACAAGCTCAACGCTCGCTGGTACTCCACAGTCAGTGTTTGCATGTGCTCGCTTGCCTTTGCCCAAACAGGgctcaattttaaaatgctttttacaaTTATTCGAAATATTTGACTATATTGTCGTGTTCAATCAAATTTTCCGCTTGGTCAACTGAAAtaacttgacaaaaaaaatataaaaccatcTTGAAAGCtgataaacatcaaaatatacagCTGTACAAgataatcataacttacattattctacgtttattttttattattattcttttaaattgcACAAGTATCATAATTGAGCTGTTAAAGACAAATCTAAAGTCAGCTAACGCGACCATCAGACAGTCAGTACAGCTGATGAAGCGGAACTTTGTCTAATACAAATTGACCGTCCCGAGTCACGTTACGCCCGAGCACTCAAACTCCACTCAGCACCGATGTTACCACTAGTTCTTTAAGCCGCGGTGTTAGCACGCGGCGGGCCCTCCCGCCGAGTGCGACACCGCGACTTCTGAGCCCGAATCCGCCTCCGATCGGATCCACCTACGTACACCTGACATTCAAAACCGCATCGAAGCAACCACGATACTCACCCGCGGGTAACAGCTTCGTCGAGTCGCGCACAGTTGTTTTGGGCACATCCGAGCTTTGGTCGAGCCGCTCTCGCTTTGTACATACGAGCGGTCAGGTGTGCGTAGCGGGCTCGCGGCTGGGTCGGGCGGGGGTGGGGCGGGCGCGGTGCGGGCGGCGCGTGACGTGCGTGTGCTGCAGGCGACCATGCTGAAGAAAACCAAGCGCGGGTCTGCGGGCGCGTCGTCGGCGGCGGGCACCTGACCGCTCCCGCCCCGCCCCGCCGCTGCCAGTCGCGCCCCGTCCGCAGGCCACCATGCTGAAGAAGCGCGGCAAGGTGCGGCGCCGCAACACGGAGCCCAGCATGCCGCGCTCGCCGGAGCGGCCCGAGCGGCCCGAGCGGCCCGAGCGGTCCGAGCGGCCCGAGCGCGAGCGGGCCGAGCGGCGCGAGCGGCCCGACGACTCCTGAATCTGGCTGAGCGAGCGCCTCATCTAACGCGCCCGCCGGCCCGGGGCTCAGGGCTGGCGCGCGCGGGCGCTCGCTGCGGCCGCGCCGCTCACCGCCGCACCTCtcgtgtacataaattattaccagaaaaaatatataaacataactataaaaaaaataaatcttataggcgatagttgttgttttatttagaaaaattatttcataaacataataacatgtaaaataaaatattacaaagtatAAATGTCGTGGGTTTCATTTTATCTCGCGCGGCCCCTGGACTGACCGCACGTTGGACATGGATTGACGGCGCTGGTTGCGGACAACTTGGACTAAGACTTCGTTTGACGTCCGTTATTTGGTCAGTAGTCACATTCAACATAAACTTACTGCAAATAGCAAGACTGGCGACCATATTGTAGATGAgtagtaaaagttttaaaatgcgACAATTTAGGTACATCGAAGTTACTCACATTAAACTAAGATAATGTCGTAGAAacttttcaatgaaaaaagacCAATCATATATTTCATTACAAGGTAAAATGGGAAAGCCAGAAGTAAATACCGGCTGGTACGGACTGACACAGTACTGGACTTGGACCTGACTGTTCTGCGTAAAGGGGCCGTGAGGGGTAAAGTAAAACCAGAATTGCAATCAATATCTTTATTACCTCGTTTCGAGATCAGACTAGTTACAAAGCACTACTCAAATCAATTAGTTACCGTTAAGGTTTCCCCTGTCTGATCTCCCACGGACAGGGGAAAATAGTCTTTAAGACTGTGTACTTAGGAATAAATTAAGCGAAACAGCTGGGCTAGTGAAACAGGAGTGTATTCTGATGTCTTAATGTAATgttcaattcaataaataagtTGGTACGAgcataaattgtataatttctaACCTGTGAGATGAAtcaacaatgtttttaaaacatcataatACACCCCTATATAAAGGTAATATACAAGGGATTATGTAAAAAAGGAAAGTATACTAGAAACGGCTGCAAGGCAAGCGTAAGACATTGTCTGTTGATTATATTTGGCACTCAAAGAGTACGATGAATACGAGATAGTTGTTCAAGAGTGGacaatataatagaaaatgcGATACCAAGGTCAGtacatgataataataatttcttttacaTGGAATTTTGGACTAAGCTTTACACATTCAGTTCAGCCATTTTAAAATGGGTTTCATTACCCTGTACCATCCTCCGAATTTTGTATAAAGATTGCTAGCGACAAAACTTGTATGACCAAACGATCAACTGTCATGTGTATTCTTAATTACCTATGTACCACATAGATGTCGCTGTACAATCCAAAAACGAATATGATTCCTGGAAAATTGATTAAACGATCCTTGACTTGCCTTGCAACCTGTATAACGTCTGTGTTCGCCTACACCAAGCTCGGTACAGTTACTCGATAATCATAAAAGATACATTTGTACTTCATCAGTTACATGAAGACGCCGTATGTTGAGTTcagaaatatattacaatagaGGGCGTGCTCCTGGCACTAGTAAttcattatgtattaaaaaataataaaagaaatagttaaaaatttgtagtttataatgtttttgtacCATGCTGGAAACTTGATCTATCTAAGTTCCGTTTGTGTtaaagagatggcgctgtctGTCGAATAGACATACTATAGTGGGTAAAAACTGTTTGTTGCGGTACGTAAGTATAAGCGCATATACAATGAGTTGTCAAACCTCACCGTTActattgtggaagcaagacagcgttAAACTAAATGCGTTGTGTCTTACTTCCAAAATTGCGACGgatctttatatttatgtagttCAACAATTTGGAATAAACTGGCGTCAGGAGTATCCCGTATTAAGCTTGAGATACATATAAAGAATCATGTGAACACTGGGTACATTTAGTTCTTAAAATACTTAGCCTAATTCGAAATCACAACATTCGTGCTTAGTTGCATAGACAATAAAATCATGCTCCATAGAGAAACGTCAGAGTCACCAGCGATACTTTTGATAAATAGACTTATTTAATACACgcataaatagtaattaataaggCAAGATAGAAGacgaaagtttattttttctatgcAAAAAGCAAAAGCTTTAGCACTATATTTATTGCTGgctatttttctaaatattattatatactatattataattatcttataaaATGATCGCATAGAAAGCGAAGACGCAAAATTATTTCGATTATACGAACTCTGAATTTTCTTTACGAAACTTTTCAttcctaaaacaaaataaatgtatttatttttatagaaaatggCGTCCAAAACTAAACTTCAACTTTCCCTTATTAAATTGATAGTGTTACAGAGAAAATAAAGAGTAGGTTACACGTATAAATATGATTAGTTTACAATACAGGTAGCTACAGTATACATATGTCTTTATTGTTAGATATACCTTAtacaaagtattaaaacaaaggTTGCTTAAAATACCGCTTCTATACAGGCAAAGCTTCTTGCTTATATTTGTGCTTGAAAATATAGGAACTTCAAAAGAAATAATCCGAAAAATCAACTCTCACATCTGAGTAGTgaacatttgtttattaaaattgactggttttcttgaaaaaatatatctattttcaTGGACTACCTAACCTACCACAATCTTAGTCCGTATTTAAATGTAGaagcatttaaattatattttgattattgaAGCTAGAAT from Trichoplusia ni isolate ovarian cell line Hi5 chromosome 4, tn1, whole genome shotgun sequence includes the following:
- the LOC113493421 gene encoding diacylglycerol kinase theta isoform X3 translates to MAQAAPAPHRTHSFAKKTFHKPTYCHHCSDLLWGLIGQGYGCEVCNFIVHERCVGQVVTPCCGVAPSLIKNPVAHCWSEPTHHKRKFCTVCRKRLDELPALHCMICEYYVHGECVDFAAADCKENATYCAGSEPRHVHHWREGNLPANSKCAACRRACWSAECLTGYRCEWCGSTCHAGCRALLPEECNFGMLQPIFLPPSAVSIPRTEVPMEAIIGVHVRPPPSQRDFGCPRSVSEEFSSGCEGRSGSGGGSTGAPADQDHRPDHKQHRDRTPDDRDEEVVKVYDGEAAWTRRLYRPVVVGRNWSERELVAAALRAFHVARDPELFELTDALAGDEPPLKDPTPLAHVTRLPNKRPALFLRFKEPETGGGEVRVYPGRVAGAGETFVTVGCGGDDAVADLMAAALERFGLDPARAVHDYRCSEILLDRGGPVSERVLEEEERPWRIVVRLARESVRRMELARFYLQPRRDPHGPTLALFVASLPPGLSERNYENILVEFLGADNKFTSIGPIYYEYGSMVITYEDASKAVRALYALREAKYEDKHLLVMLLPSIEPSMVPAGVKPLLVFVNVKSGGCQGLELISSFRKLLNPYQVFDLENGGPLPGLYVFRHIPNYKILVCGGDGTIGWVLQCLDNVGQDSQCSNPPCAIVPLGTGNDLARTLRWGSGYTGCEDPLSLLRDVIDAEEIRLDRWTVVFHPEDKQDEPKELSKQLPGSQSEDNSQILVMNNYFGIGIDADLCLDFHNAREENPNKFNSRLRNKGVYVKMGLRKMVGRKMCKDLHKAIRLEVDGKLVDLPQLEGIIILNILSWGSGANPWGPEKDDQFSKPNHWDGMLEIVGVTGVVHLGQIQSGLRGAMRIAQGGHIKINLKSEIPVQVDGEPWVAAPSEVVVLKSALKATMLKKRGKVRRRNTEPSMPRSPERPERPERPERSERPERERAERRERPDDS
- the LOC113493421 gene encoding diacylglycerol kinase theta isoform X1; protein product: MAQAAPAPHRTHSFAKKTFHKPTYCHHCSDLLWGLIGQGYGCEVCNFIVHERCVGQVVTPCCGVAPSLIKNPVAHCWSEPTHHKRKFCTVCRKRLDELPALHCMICEYYVHGECVDFAAADCKENATYCAGSEPRHVHHWREGNLPANSKCAACRRACWSAECLTGYRCEWCGSTCHAGCRALLPEECNFGMLQPIFLPPSAVSIPRTEVPMEAIIGVHVRPPPSQRDFGCPRSVSEEFSSGCEGRSGSGGGSTGAPADQDHRPDHKQHRDRTPDDRDEEVVKVYDGEAAWTRRLYRPVVVGRNWSERELVAAALRAFHVARDPELFELTDALAGDEPPLKDPTPLAHVTRLPNKRPALFLRFKEPETGGGEVRVYPGRVAGAGETFVTVGCGGDDAVADLMAAALERFGLDPARAVHDYRCSEILLDRGGPVSERVLEEEERPWRIVVRLARESVRRMELARFYLQPRRDPHGPTLALFVASLPPGLSERNYENILVEFLGADNKFTSIGPIYYEYGSMVITYEDASKAVRALYALREAKYEDKHLLVMLLPSIEPSMVPAGVKPLLVFVNVKSGGCQGLELISSFRKLLNPYQVFDLENGGPLPGLYVFRHIPNYKILVCGGDGTIGWVLQCLDNVGQDSQCSNPPCAIVPLGTGNDLARTLRWGSGYTGCEDPLSLLRDVIDAEEIRLDRWTVVFHPEDKQDEPKELSKQLPASVTTGSQSEDNSQILVMNNYFGIGIDADLCLDFHNAREENPNKFNSRLRNKGVYVKMGLRKMVGRKMCKDLHKAIRLEVDGKLVDLPQLEGIIILNILSWGSGANPWGPEKDDQFSKPNHWDGMLEIVGVTGVVHLGQIQSGLRGAMRIAQGGHIKINLKSEIPVQVDGEPWVAAPSEVVVLKSALKATMLKKRGKVRRRNTEPSMPRSPERPERPERPERSERPERERAERRERPDDS